In one window of Paraflavitalea soli DNA:
- a CDS encoding SusC/RagA family TonB-linked outer membrane protein → MRKTLMFVVSMLLLTGSLFAQNRVITGKVTDEKGGPIPNASVMIKGSNTGATTNGEGAFSITVPASAKVLVISSIGLSAAEVTIGNKTTIDVSLKSLDKELQEVVVVGYGTQKKSSVTANIVTVKGSAIADKPAPSFDASLGGRAAGVQITIPNGVVNNPPVFRIRGTNSINLSTYPLIVVDGVPTFTGDVSGTLAASNALASINPADIESMDILKDAAATAIYGSRGANGVVLITTKKGKRGKAKVVYDGWAGWTKPTRLWDMMNADQYMEIKNEGLANLATPAAPRYLPTPGPDGQNINTNWYDYAYRTGFSHSHNVSISGGSDATTFYFSAGLTDQQGMILKNSFNRKNIRFNVDHRVNKVLSAGMNANYSNEYNKAAANSGSLPGAAFASAGLARLALTLPPNISPYKNDGSYNTNGNAIGPMNNKETIGFWNPVPIIDNNYSNAENDHIQGNVYVQLKPIPDVTLRTNYGIDYLNVDNRGFNTALIGDGFPTGSSFGNLQKNKRWVWTTTAQYDHTFFDKHTVSLLAGTEQQRTTNEGYGLSRTQLSDPFYNNIQGGWLTNNTSGLALGENYLWSGFSRLNYDYDRKYFLSGSFRRDGYSAFADGLEYGNFYSFSAGWDLAQEKFFANSPLSRIVNAFKLRGSYGTSGNISGIGNFASNSFYSAGYYNGAATLAFSQAGNPNLTWETSKKTDIGFSFGLFNDLITGEVAYYKNDVDGLLLNVPMAPSTGMPNNPLTNIGAMYNKGIEVTLNASPVSTKDFRWTTSFNYTYNENKVTTLAPGVPFITSVTGLETVNITMPNYPISYLYVIPTAGVNPATGQRIFVNAKGEKVQYNHAAAVGARYTYLDGTLAPAIDAGKDQVPMYNSIPRFYGGFDNNFNYKNFDLNVLVTYQGGFYVYNGTQASIRDQRFWNSETAVLRRWKKAGDVTDIPRVVYGDNVSNGSANPISENVQKGDFIKLRNVALGYSLPAKAAQKLGIANARFYVSGQNLGIITKYKGPDPEVSSNGNGNGNQGVDRNSVGNAITMTVGLTVGF, encoded by the coding sequence ATGAGAAAAACGCTGATGTTTGTAGTCAGCATGTTGCTGCTAACAGGCTCGCTGTTCGCCCAGAACCGGGTAATCACCGGTAAAGTAACAGATGAAAAAGGCGGCCCCATCCCCAACGCCTCCGTAATGATCAAGGGTAGTAATACCGGTGCAACTACCAATGGTGAAGGAGCTTTTTCCATCACCGTTCCCGCTTCAGCCAAAGTACTCGTTATTTCTTCTATTGGTCTGAGTGCTGCTGAAGTTACCATCGGCAACAAGACCACCATCGATGTTTCTCTTAAATCCTTAGATAAAGAATTGCAGGAAGTAGTGGTAGTGGGTTACGGTACACAAAAGAAATCTTCTGTAACTGCCAACATTGTAACCGTCAAAGGTTCTGCCATTGCCGACAAACCGGCGCCCAGCTTCGACGCATCCTTGGGTGGCCGCGCTGCCGGTGTGCAGATCACCATACCCAATGGAGTGGTCAACAATCCGCCCGTGTTCCGCATCCGTGGTACCAACTCCATCAACCTCAGCACCTATCCCCTCATCGTTGTCGATGGAGTGCCTACCTTCACCGGCGACGTAAGTGGTACACTGGCCGCTTCCAATGCACTCGCCAGCATCAACCCCGCCGATATCGAAAGCATGGACATCCTCAAGGATGCTGCCGCTACCGCTATTTATGGTAGCCGTGGCGCCAATGGTGTTGTATTGATCACTACCAAGAAAGGTAAAAGAGGCAAAGCCAAAGTAGTATACGATGGCTGGGCAGGTTGGACAAAACCTACACGCCTCTGGGATATGATGAATGCCGATCAATACATGGAAATTAAGAACGAAGGCCTGGCCAACCTGGCAACACCCGCAGCACCCCGTTACCTGCCCACCCCTGGCCCCGATGGACAAAACATCAATACCAATTGGTACGATTATGCCTACCGCACAGGTTTCTCCCATAGCCACAACGTAAGCATTTCCGGCGGTAGCGATGCCACCACCTTCTATTTCTCTGCCGGCCTTACCGATCAGCAGGGTATGATCCTGAAGAACTCTTTCAACCGCAAGAATATTCGTTTCAATGTAGATCACCGCGTCAACAAAGTGCTCTCTGCCGGTATGAATGCCAATTACTCCAATGAGTACAATAAAGCAGCTGCCAACTCAGGCTCATTGCCCGGCGCCGCTTTCGCATCAGCTGGCCTTGCCCGTTTGGCCCTTACCCTGCCTCCCAATATTTCCCCTTACAAGAACGATGGCTCTTACAATACCAATGGCAATGCCATCGGACCTATGAACAACAAAGAGACCATCGGTTTCTGGAATCCCGTTCCCATCATCGACAACAACTATTCCAATGCTGAGAACGATCACATCCAGGGCAATGTATACGTACAGTTGAAACCCATTCCCGATGTTACCCTCCGCACCAACTACGGTATCGATTACCTCAATGTGGACAATAGAGGTTTTAATACAGCCCTTATCGGCGATGGTTTCCCCACTGGTTCTAGCTTTGGCAACCTGCAAAAGAACAAACGTTGGGTGTGGACCACTACCGCCCAGTACGACCATACCTTCTTCGACAAGCACACCGTATCACTGCTGGCAGGTACCGAACAACAGCGTACTACCAATGAAGGGTATGGTCTTAGCCGTACCCAATTGAGCGATCCTTTTTATAACAATATACAGGGCGGTTGGCTGACCAACAATACCTCGGGCCTGGCACTGGGAGAGAACTATCTCTGGAGCGGATTCTCACGCCTCAACTACGACTACGACCGCAAATATTTCCTTTCCGGTAGTTTCCGCCGCGACGGTTACTCTGCATTTGCAGACGGCCTCGAGTATGGTAACTTCTACAGCTTCTCAGCAGGATGGGACCTGGCCCAGGAGAAATTCTTCGCCAACAGTCCCCTCAGCCGCATCGTAAATGCCTTCAAGCTGAGAGGTAGCTATGGTACATCTGGTAACATCTCCGGTATCGGCAACTTCGCTTCCAACTCATTCTACAGCGCAGGCTATTACAATGGTGCCGCTACCCTGGCTTTCTCACAGGCCGGTAACCCCAACCTTACCTGGGAAACCAGTAAGAAAACCGATATCGGTTTCTCCTTCGGTTTGTTCAATGACCTGATCACCGGTGAAGTAGCCTATTATAAAAATGATGTAGACGGACTGCTCCTCAACGTACCCATGGCTCCCTCCACCGGTATGCCCAACAATCCGTTGACCAACATCGGCGCTATGTACAACAAAGGAATAGAAGTAACATTGAATGCTTCTCCCGTTTCCACCAAGGATTTCCGCTGGACCACTTCATTCAACTATACTTACAACGAGAATAAAGTAACAACCCTGGCCCCCGGTGTACCTTTTATTACATCAGTTACCGGATTGGAAACAGTCAACATCACGATGCCCAACTATCCCATCAGCTACCTGTATGTAATACCTACTGCAGGCGTCAACCCCGCTACCGGACAACGCATCTTTGTCAATGCAAAGGGTGAAAAAGTACAATACAACCACGCTGCTGCTGTAGGAGCACGGTATACTTACCTCGATGGTACCCTCGCCCCGGCTATCGACGCTGGTAAAGACCAGGTGCCCATGTACAATAGCATCCCACGCTTCTATGGTGGTTTCGACAACAACTTTAACTATAAGAATTTCGACCTCAATGTGCTCGTCACTTACCAGGGCGGATTCTATGTATACAATGGTACACAGGCATCCATCCGCGACCAACGTTTCTGGAACAGCGAAACCGCCGTTCTCCGTCGTTGGAAAAAAGCAGGCGACGTGACCGATATTCCCCGTGTCGTATACGGCGACAACGTGTCCAACGGCTCTGCCAACCCCATCTCTGAGAATGTACAGAAAGGTGATTTTATCAAATTGCGTAACGTAGCCCTCGGTTACAGCTTGCCCGCCAAAGCAGCCCAGAAACTGGGCATTGCCAATGCACGCTTCTATGTGAGCGGACAAAACCTCGGCATCATTACCAAATACAAAGGACCCGATCCCGAAGTATCTTCCAATGGTAATGGCAACGGAAACCAGGGTGTTGACCGCAACTCCGTAGGCAACGCCATCACAATGACCGTAGGCCTGACCGTAGGATTCTAA
- a CDS encoding SPFH domain-containing protein, producing the protein MELLQSYWWVIIIVLILFAGLKTINQGFVGVVTMFGRYQRVIRPGLNLLIPFFEKIAKRVSIQNRSVEMEFQAVTADQANVYFKSMLLYSVQNADEETIKKVAFKFLSERDLMQALTRTIEGTIRSFVATKRQAEILALRKDLVEYVKEQIDQLLETWGYHLQDLQINDITFDQAIMDSMSRVVASNNLKAAAENEGQALLITKTKSAEAEGNAIKIAAEAERQAAQLRGQGVALFREEVAKGMSHAAEQMKQANLDTNVILFSMWTEAVKNFAEYGKGNVIFLDGSPDGMEHTMKQIQAMMMKKAGT; encoded by the coding sequence ATGGAACTCCTCCAGTCCTATTGGTGGGTAATCATTATCGTACTGATCCTCTTTGCCGGGCTCAAAACCATTAACCAGGGTTTTGTGGGTGTCGTCACCATGTTCGGAAGGTACCAGCGCGTCATACGACCCGGTCTCAACCTCCTGATCCCTTTCTTCGAAAAGATCGCCAAGCGCGTCAGCATCCAGAACCGTTCCGTGGAAATGGAGTTCCAGGCAGTGACCGCCGATCAGGCCAATGTCTATTTCAAAAGCATGCTCCTGTATTCCGTACAGAATGCCGATGAAGAGACTATCAAGAAAGTAGCTTTTAAATTCCTCAGCGAGCGCGACCTCATGCAGGCCCTCACACGCACTATCGAAGGCACTATCCGTTCCTTTGTGGCCACCAAACGCCAGGCCGAAATCCTCGCCCTGCGCAAGGACCTGGTGGAATACGTGAAAGAGCAGATCGATCAACTCCTCGAAACCTGGGGTTACCACCTGCAGGACCTCCAGATCAACGATATCACCTTCGATCAGGCCATCATGGATTCCATGAGCCGCGTAGTGGCTTCCAACAACCTGAAGGCGGCCGCCGAAAACGAAGGCCAGGCACTCCTCATCACCAAAACCAAATCTGCCGAAGCAGAAGGCAATGCCATCAAGATCGCTGCCGAAGCAGAGCGTCAGGCAGCTCAACTGCGCGGACAGGGTGTGGCTTTGTTCCGCGAAGAAGTGGCCAAAGGTATGAGCCATGCAGCCGAGCAGATGAAACAGGCCAACCTCGATACCAATGTGATCTTGTTCAGCATGTGGACCGAAGCCGTGAAGAACTTTGCCGAATATGGAAAGGGCAATGTCATCTTCCTCGATGGAAGCCCCGATGGCATGGAGCACACCATGAAACAGATTCAGGCCATGATGATGAAGAAAGCAGGAACCTAA
- a CDS encoding MotA/TolQ/ExbB proton channel family protein gives MNWFFLQVTNPAATVADSLKQVMQSSGSAPSMNVMEMLAHGGPLMIPLALLLVLAVFFFFERLIAIRKASNIDPNFMNIIRDNVFSGNVSAARSLAKNTSNPVARMIDKGLQRIGKPIDAIEKSMENVGKLEIYKMERNLSMLSLVYGIAPMFGFLGTIFGMLQLFYNINASGDFTPAQIAGGIYTKMITSASGLIIGLLAYVGYNFLNAQIDKNVNRMEVASAEFIDILQEPTR, from the coding sequence ATGAATTGGTTTTTTTTGCAGGTTACCAATCCGGCTGCCACAGTCGCTGATTCACTGAAACAAGTGATGCAAAGTAGTGGTTCTGCGCCTTCTATGAATGTGATGGAAATGCTGGCCCATGGTGGCCCCCTCATGATTCCTTTGGCTCTTTTGTTGGTGCTGGCCGTGTTTTTCTTCTTCGAGCGCCTCATCGCCATCCGCAAAGCCAGTAATATCGACCCCAATTTCATGAATATTATCCGCGACAATGTATTCAGCGGCAATGTGAGCGCAGCCCGCTCCCTGGCCAAGAATACCTCCAATCCCGTAGCCCGGATGATCGATAAAGGATTACAACGTATCGGCAAGCCCATCGACGCCATTGAAAAAAGCATGGAGAATGTGGGCAAGCTCGAGATCTATAAAATGGAACGCAACCTGTCCATGCTGTCTCTGGTATATGGTATTGCACCCATGTTTGGTTTTTTGGGTACCATCTTCGGTATGCTCCAGTTGTTTTACAACATCAATGCTTCCGGCGATTTTACCCCCGCCCAGATTGCTGGTGGTATCTATACCAAGATGATCACTTCCGCCAGCGGTTTGATCATTGGTCTGTTGGCTTATGTAGGATACAACTTCCTCAATGCCCAGATCGATAAGAACGTGAACAGGATGGAAGTGGCCAGCGCCGAGTTCATCGATATCCTGCAGGAGCCTACACGATAG
- a CDS encoding FAD-binding oxidoreductase produces MSLYKKEKLSGWGNYPVSESYKVQVRDAGDVTRTLQQGSLVPRGLGRSYADQAVNDNHYVGDCTKLNRLLAWDETTGILECEAGVSLEDIITSFVPRGWLPMICPGTKFVTIGGAIANDIHGKAHHIDGSFVNCVLSFRILLADGRILTASRTENADLFWANFGGLGLLGVILTAQVQLRKIETTYFKQKSVVIKGLDHMLEALDQYDHEYNYSVAWIDAMARGNKIGSGVLTLGNAAKLAELPPKLSTNPLQLHKTSKLTVPFFLPSFTLNNFTVKVLNRVIAFVQNSPKEFIHYEKFFFPLDAINHWNRGYGKRGFIQYQFVIPEDNGRQHLAEILDMIAQSGCTPFLNVFKRMGDGQGLLSFPFKGYTLAIDFPVTDGLFAFTPKLDAKVLDAGGRLYLGKDGLLNEGMFKAMYPQYTEWLAVKRKYDPEGKFDSNIGRRIGLTKS; encoded by the coding sequence ATGTCATTATACAAGAAAGAAAAGCTGTCGGGATGGGGTAATTACCCGGTATCGGAATCCTACAAAGTACAAGTGCGGGATGCGGGGGATGTGACCAGGACGTTGCAGCAGGGGAGCCTGGTGCCGCGCGGGCTGGGCCGCAGTTATGCAGACCAGGCAGTAAATGACAACCACTATGTGGGGGATTGTACGAAGCTGAACCGCCTGCTGGCCTGGGACGAAACAACGGGTATACTGGAATGTGAAGCGGGGGTAAGCCTGGAAGATATCATCACCAGTTTTGTACCGCGGGGTTGGCTGCCGATGATCTGTCCGGGTACAAAGTTCGTGACGATCGGCGGAGCGATTGCGAATGATATACACGGTAAGGCGCACCATATTGATGGCTCTTTTGTGAACTGTGTACTTTCGTTTCGTATACTGCTGGCAGATGGGCGTATCCTGACGGCTTCGCGTACGGAGAATGCAGACCTTTTCTGGGCCAATTTTGGCGGACTGGGCTTGCTGGGGGTGATCTTAACAGCACAAGTGCAACTGCGCAAGATAGAGACGACTTATTTCAAGCAAAAATCGGTTGTGATCAAGGGGCTGGACCATATGCTGGAGGCGCTGGATCAATATGATCATGAATACAACTATTCGGTGGCCTGGATTGATGCGATGGCCAGGGGTAACAAAATAGGCAGCGGGGTACTGACGCTGGGGAATGCTGCGAAGCTGGCGGAACTGCCACCCAAGCTAAGCACTAATCCCTTGCAATTGCATAAGACGAGCAAACTAACGGTGCCTTTCTTCCTGCCCTCTTTTACGCTCAACAACTTTACGGTGAAGGTGCTGAACCGGGTGATCGCTTTTGTGCAGAACTCACCGAAAGAGTTTATTCATTACGAAAAGTTCTTCTTCCCGCTGGATGCGATCAACCACTGGAACCGGGGTTATGGCAAGCGGGGATTTATACAATACCAGTTTGTGATACCGGAAGACAATGGCCGCCAGCACCTGGCGGAGATACTGGACATGATCGCGCAAAGCGGCTGCACGCCCTTCCTCAACGTATTTAAAAGAATGGGAGATGGACAAGGGCTGCTCTCCTTCCCTTTCAAAGGTTATACGCTGGCGATCGATTTTCCAGTGACGGATGGGCTGTTTGCTTTCACGCCCAAACTGGACGCGAAAGTACTGGATGCCGGCGGGCGGTTGTACCTCGGTAAAGATGGGTTGCTGAATGAAGGGATGTTTAAGGCAATGTATCCGCAGTATACGGAATGGCTGGCGGTGAAAAGGAAGTATGATCCGGAAGGGAAGTTTGATTCGAATATCGGGAGGAGGATTGGGTTGACGAAATCGTGA
- a CDS encoding YpdA family putative bacillithiol disulfide reductase, translating to MQQHYTLIIVGGGPIGLACALAAQKAGLDYLVLEKGCLTNSLFNYPLNMTFFSTSERLEIGGVPFVSNNPKPTRPEALEYYRRVTVSNHLRIHLQEEVKGVEREGDQYRVYTSQRSYTAVHLVIATGFYDIPNTLDIPGEELPKVVHYYKEAHFYALQKVVVVGASNSSVDAALETWRKGAAVTMVVRKEKIGDRVKYWVKPDIENRIKEGSIKAYFNSTLVAIREKEVDIQTPYGIETIENDYVISLTGYQPNFDFLRRVGIRLSDDALLQPSYNPDTMETNLPNVYLAGVVCGGMNTHVWFIENSRDHADKIVKAIKKKA from the coding sequence ATGCAGCAACACTATACATTGATCATTGTGGGAGGCGGCCCCATTGGGCTGGCCTGTGCGCTGGCTGCACAAAAAGCCGGATTGGATTACCTGGTACTTGAAAAGGGGTGTTTGACGAATTCTCTTTTTAATTATCCGCTGAACATGACCTTTTTCTCCACCTCGGAGCGGCTGGAGATCGGCGGGGTGCCTTTTGTATCAAATAATCCCAAACCCACCCGGCCGGAAGCGCTGGAGTATTACCGGCGGGTGACGGTGTCGAACCACCTCCGGATCCATCTGCAGGAAGAAGTAAAGGGGGTGGAACGGGAAGGGGACCAATACCGGGTGTATACCTCACAACGCTCGTATACGGCGGTCCACCTCGTTATTGCGACGGGCTTTTATGATATTCCCAATACGCTGGATATTCCCGGTGAGGAATTGCCCAAGGTGGTGCACTATTATAAGGAGGCGCATTTCTACGCGCTGCAAAAAGTGGTGGTGGTAGGGGCCAGCAATTCGTCGGTGGATGCGGCGCTGGAAACCTGGCGCAAAGGGGCTGCGGTAACGATGGTGGTGCGGAAAGAGAAAATAGGGGACCGGGTGAAATACTGGGTGAAGCCGGATATAGAGAACCGGATCAAAGAAGGCAGTATCAAAGCCTATTTTAATTCCACCCTGGTGGCGATCCGGGAAAAAGAAGTGGACATCCAGACACCGTATGGTATAGAGACGATCGAAAACGACTATGTGATATCGCTGACGGGTTACCAACCCAATTTTGATTTCCTGCGGCGGGTGGGCATCCGGCTATCGGATGATGCGCTGCTGCAACCCAGTTATAACCCGGATACGATGGAGACGAACCTGCCTAATGTATACCTGGCGGGGGTGGTATGCGGGGGCATGAATACGCATGTATGGTTTATTGAGAACTCAAGGGATCATGCGGATAAGATCGTGAAGGCGATAAAGAAAAAGGCGTGA
- a CDS encoding biopolymer transporter ExbD produces MNLRNRLRSHPELHAGALNDILFILLFFFLIVSTIANPNIVKVNNPRGTKDTKAKQHITVSIDNTQQFFIGTKKADPILFDTLLKAEIAKFKLNVDTPVVVINADTTAYWGEIFRIMRISKSVGAKVVANVK; encoded by the coding sequence ATGAACTTAAGAAACAGGTTAAGATCACATCCCGAACTGCACGCAGGAGCCTTGAATGACATCCTGTTCATCCTCCTGTTCTTCTTCCTCATCGTTTCCACCATTGCCAATCCCAATATTGTAAAGGTCAATAACCCCCGTGGTACAAAAGATACCAAGGCCAAACAGCATATTACCGTTTCCATCGACAATACCCAGCAGTTCTTCATCGGCACCAAAAAGGCCGATCCCATCCTGTTCGATACCCTGCTGAAAGCAGAGATCGCCAAATTCAAACTCAATGTAGATACCCCCGTGGTCGTCATCAATGCCGATACCACCGCTTATTGGGGCGAGATCTTCCGCATCATGCGCATCTCAAAAAGCGTAGGCGCCAAGGTAGTGGCCAATGTGAAGTAA
- a CDS encoding RagB/SusD family nutrient uptake outer membrane protein: MKKYMFKLAIVGGLTMVLFSCQKGTLNPTSTTALSDQTAFQTLDRIDAQVKGIYSAIKSGQMLGGRYFLYHDARPENFLSDDGNRVTIRAPWEFSLGSSDDECRNLWAAAYTTINRANLFLDGMEAGGNTVAGAKANEFNGEAKFLRALSYFCLIQLYARPYWDGNGSKRGLPLRLKGINGPGFNELAPVNVGEVYKQILLDLDFAETNLATTVADITARTTRAHRNTAIALKTRVYLCMRDYPKVITEANKIVSATAPFKAPSGVAHALAANITSLFSGASTDLENIFSMPFTNNDAPGTQNQLGHYYRPASSGGNAIFSLNPAGVIGDATWTKTDDRRKLVDTAANSKSYLKKFNGGAPWLDWAPVIRYSEVLLNLAEASARGNAAVDPKAVELLNAVRNRSDKATTYTVASFASAADLISAILQERNIELLGEGSRGIDILRLGLDFPTKTSGGFTVSAVPSTSAAYIWPISSDETRLNPLISN; the protein is encoded by the coding sequence ATGAAAAAATATATGTTTAAGCTGGCAATCGTGGGAGGATTAACGATGGTGTTGTTTTCCTGCCAGAAAGGTACCTTAAACCCCACTTCTACTACCGCCCTGTCTGATCAAACCGCCTTTCAAACACTCGACCGGATCGATGCCCAGGTGAAAGGGATCTATTCCGCTATTAAATCCGGACAAATGCTCGGCGGCAGGTATTTCCTCTACCATGATGCCCGTCCCGAAAACTTCCTTTCCGATGATGGTAACCGCGTTACCATACGCGCCCCCTGGGAATTCTCCCTGGGTAGCAGCGACGATGAATGCCGCAACCTCTGGGCGGCCGCTTATACCACCATCAACAGGGCCAATCTCTTCCTCGATGGAATGGAAGCCGGTGGTAATACCGTAGCAGGCGCCAAAGCCAACGAGTTCAACGGCGAAGCCAAATTCCTGAGAGCCCTCAGCTATTTTTGCCTCATCCAGTTGTATGCTCGCCCTTATTGGGATGGCAATGGCAGCAAACGCGGTCTTCCCCTTCGCCTAAAAGGCATCAACGGACCAGGTTTCAACGAACTCGCACCTGTAAATGTGGGCGAGGTATATAAGCAGATACTGCTCGATCTCGATTTTGCAGAGACCAACCTGGCCACTACCGTAGCAGACATCACCGCACGTACCACCAGGGCACACCGCAATACCGCCATCGCACTGAAAACAAGGGTATACCTCTGCATGAGAGATTATCCCAAAGTGATCACCGAAGCCAATAAGATCGTGTCTGCCACCGCCCCTTTCAAAGCACCTTCAGGCGTAGCCCATGCACTGGCGGCTAACATTACCAGCCTGTTCAGCGGCGCCAGCACCGACCTGGAGAATATCTTCTCCATGCCCTTTACCAACAACGATGCCCCCGGCACCCAAAACCAACTGGGCCATTACTACCGTCCCGCCAGCTCTGGTGGTAATGCCATTTTCTCCCTCAATCCTGCCGGTGTCATTGGCGATGCTACATGGACAAAAACAGATGACCGCCGCAAACTGGTCGATACCGCAGCAAACAGCAAATCTTACCTGAAGAAGTTCAACGGTGGAGCCCCCTGGCTCGACTGGGCCCCCGTGATCCGCTATTCAGAAGTATTGCTCAACCTGGCCGAAGCCAGTGCCCGCGGCAATGCAGCAGTAGATCCCAAAGCTGTTGAACTGCTCAATGCAGTACGCAACCGCTCCGATAAAGCTACTACCTACACCGTAGCCAGCTTTGCCAGCGCTGCCGATCTCATCAGCGCCATCCTCCAGGAGCGCAACATCGAGCTCCTCGGTGAAGGTAGCCGCGGCATTGATATCCTCCGCCTGGGATTGGATTTCCCAACCAAAACCAGCGGTGGCTTTACCGTATCCGCTGTCCCGTCCACCAGTGCCGCCTATATTTGGCCCATCTCATCCGATGAAACAAGGCTCAACCCGTTGATCAGTAACTAA
- the prmC gene encoding peptide chain release factor N(5)-glutamine methyltransferase — MTIQEGQQDLTRQLGTAYEPREAAQIADWVMENLSGLKKIDRLLHKQKRLTPEQDKLLEKYKAQLLEHTPVQYVLHEAWFYGLKLYVDEQVLIPRPETEELVEWVVAEVDNRQSAIGSRQLVILDIGTGSGCIPIALKKKLPGATVYGCDVSKGALGVSRQNARNLAAAVEFLLVDFLQVDQWAVLPMADIIVSNPPYIPVKDKATMHANVLEHEPHLALFVENDDPLLFYRNIARFAQGKLLPAGRIYVEIHEDLGAATVQVFQEHGFAVVLKKDMQGKDRMIRAMKIN; from the coding sequence ATGACGATCCAGGAAGGGCAACAAGATCTGACCAGGCAATTGGGTACGGCCTACGAACCGCGTGAAGCTGCGCAAATAGCAGATTGGGTAATGGAAAACCTGAGCGGCCTGAAGAAGATCGACCGGTTACTGCACAAACAAAAACGGCTCACCCCGGAGCAAGACAAGCTGCTGGAAAAATATAAGGCGCAATTGCTGGAACATACACCGGTGCAATATGTGTTGCACGAGGCCTGGTTTTATGGACTGAAGCTGTATGTAGATGAGCAGGTGCTGATACCGCGGCCAGAGACGGAAGAGCTGGTGGAATGGGTGGTGGCGGAGGTTGATAATCGGCAGTCTGCGATCGGCAGTCGGCAGTTGGTCATCCTTGATATTGGGACGGGCAGTGGTTGCATACCCATTGCACTGAAAAAGAAATTGCCGGGCGCAACGGTGTACGGCTGTGATGTAAGTAAGGGAGCCTTGGGGGTGTCGCGGCAGAATGCACGCAACTTAGCTGCAGCTGTGGAGTTTCTGTTGGTGGATTTCCTGCAAGTAGATCAGTGGGCGGTACTACCGATGGCTGATATCATCGTGAGCAATCCGCCCTATATCCCGGTTAAAGACAAGGCAACGATGCACGCCAATGTATTGGAGCATGAGCCGCACCTGGCTTTGTTTGTGGAGAATGATGATCCGCTGCTGTTTTACCGGAACATTGCCCGGTTTGCCCAGGGGAAGTTATTGCCGGCCGGCCGTATTTATGTGGAGATACATGAAGATCTTGGTGCTGCTACGGTACAGGTTTTCCAGGAGCATGGATTCGCAGTGGTATTGAAGAAAGACATGCAAGGCAAGGACCGGATGATCAGGGCTATGAAAATTAATTAG